The Magnetospirillum sp. XM-1 genomic interval AAGGCGGCGGTGGCGGCGATGTCGCCGGGCTCGCCGAAGGCGCCGGGCATCAGGCGTGCGGTCACCTGGGTGGCCACCGCCTGCAGCACGTCGGCCGGCAGGCCGATGCTGCCCCAGATGGGGGTGCCGATGGGACCCGGCGCCACCGAGTTCACCCGGATGCCCTTGGGCGCCAGTTCGGCGGCCAGGGTCTGGGAGAACGACTTCAGCGCCGCCTTGCTGGCGCTGTAGATGGCGAGGCCCGGGAAGCCCACCTGGGTCAGGAAGGTGGTGACGAACAGCACCGAGCCGCCCTTGCGGATATGGGGCAGGAAGCCGCGCACCGTCTGCACCGCGCCGGTGAAGTTGACGCCGAACTGATGCTCGATGGCCGCCGCGTCGCTCTGCTCGAAGGGCACCACCTTGGCGATGCCGGCATTGGGCACCACGATGTCGACGCCGCCGAAGCGCTTCACCGTCTCGGCCACCAGACGGTCCAGGTCGGCGGCGCTGGTGACGTCGCCGGTCACCACCAGCACGGATTCCTCGCGGCCCTTGGCGATCTCGGCCAGGGCGGCGGCGTTGCGGGCGAAGACGGCGACCTTGGCGCCATCGGCCAGGAAGCGCTCGGCGATGGAGCGGCCGATGCCGCTGCTGGCGCCGGTGACGACGGCGATCTTGCCGGCAAGGGAACTGGTCATGGGCTTATCCTTTTTGGGAGAAGAGGCATCCAAAAAGTCATAGCCATTCCGCCCCGACCTTGAGGCCGGTCAAGGCGATGCGCCCGGCGGAAAAATAAAGATACATGAAGAATACCTGATTTGCCCCTACTGGGCGGGCTTGGGCTCGCCCTCGGGCGCGGTCTTCTTCGCATAGGGCGAGATGGCCTGGCCCATGTTGCGCATCTGCTTCCTGTCGTCGCCCGACCAGGAATGGAAGCGCAGTTTGCCGTCGGGACCGAACATCAGGCCGGCCTCGCCGCTTTTCACGTCCCAGCCGCCCCAGACATGGGACGCCACCGGCACGAAGTTCACAGCCCGGGTGCCGGAGCGCTGCGCCACGTAGGTCAGCATGCGCGAGCCGTCGGGCAGCGTCTCGTCGCGGTCGGGGGAGCCCAGCAGGGCGATGGCCTCGGCCACCGTGGACTTGCCGCTGTGCAGCTGGGTCAGCTTGTCGGGATCGGCCCCCGAACACGCCGTCAGCACCGCAACCGCCGCCATTGCCCAGAACCGCCGCATTTTCCGTCTCTCCGCCATGAATCCGCCCCCATCATGGCCCAACCCGGCGGATCGGGCAATCGCATGGCCGTGTCCTTATGCCGAAGGTTCTGGATGGCCGGGTCGGGGCGGAATGAGGGTTGCCACGGGCGCGGAGGTCCCATACCCTCCATCCCTACACGGAGTCGCATAATTTTTAGCGGCGTCCGATGAGAGGGGAATGTGATGGCGATGACCGGATTGGGCCGGCGGGCAATGGCGCTCGCGGTGACGGGGATGCTTGCGCCCGGCTTGGGGGCCAGGGCGGCCGAGGAGGTGCTCGATACCGTGATCGTGTCGGACAAGGCCGGGCGTTCGGCCAAGTCGGAGCTGTCGTCGTCGCCGGAATCGCTGCCCGCCTCGGTGACGGTGGTGACCGCCGAGGAGATCGGACGCCGTCCGGCCGGCCATTACACCGACCTGTTCCGTCCGGTGGCGGGCATGACCATCGGGCGGTTCCAGCCCGGCGGGCTGGCGGTGGGCATGGCCATGCGCGGCTATTCCAACGGCAATCACGGCCGCGAGCTGGCCCGGGTGGTGGACGGCATGCCGCTGTCCACGGTGGGCAATATCGGCGCCGCCGACCTCAACTGGATCATGCCCGAGATGATCGGGCGGGTGGAGGTGATCCGCGGCCCCTTCAGCGCCGAATACGGCGAGGACGCCCTGGGCGGCGCGGTCAACATGATCTCCAAGCGGGCCGAGGCCACCCCCATGCTGGCCCTGTCGGGCGGTTCGTTCGCCACCAAGCGCGGTATGGCGTCCTACAGCCGCGAAACGGAAAGCCTGCCCGGCGGTCTGGTTCCCTATGTGGCGGCCGAGGCCTTCCACACCGAGGGCTGGCAGGACAATTCCGCCTATCTGCGCCAGAACGG includes:
- a CDS encoding SDR family NAD(P)-dependent oxidoreductase, producing the protein MTSSLAGKIAVVTGASSGIGRSIAERFLADGAKVAVFARNAAALAEIAKGREESVLVVTGDVTSAADLDRLVAETVKRFGGVDIVVPNAGIAKVVPFEQSDAAAIEHQFGVNFTGAVQTVRGFLPHIRKGGSVLFVTTFLTQVGFPGLAIYSASKAALKSFSQTLAAELAPKGIRVNSVAPGPIGTPIWGSIGLPADVLQAVATQVTARLMPGAFGEPGDIAATAAFLCSDQAKNIWGQEIVVDGGYTIG